A segment of the Echinicola strongylocentroti genome:
GGCTTCAATACGTTGGTAGAAAACTTCAGTGACCTGCTAGCGCAATCCATTGGTTCTACAAATTATATGTACGATGGAATGAGCATGGCGGACGCCCACAACCCTGATGTCAATTCAAGGATGACAGGCAGGATCACTTCTGCGGATTATGACCTATTTATCCAGGCAGTAGTAAAAGCAGCAACAAACAAGGGAGTGCCTGAATCTGTTATTGCAGAATTTGGAGCATTGCTGACCAGTGAAGGGCTGAAGGGCGCGATTGTCCAAGGATAATAATAGCTGCCAAGGTGATTTACTAAGTTGCTTGATTACAGTAAAAAAGGCTTTCCAGTTGGGGAAAGCCTTTTTTGTTCCTGTTGCTCTTACGCTTTTATAGCACACCTTTGGTGCTGGGGAGTTGGTTAAGTGCTGCGATATCCCTTTTTACGGCCATCTTGATGGCGCGTGCGAAGCCTTTGAAAATGGCTTCTATTTTATGGTGCTCATTGTTTCCTTCGGCTTTGATGTTCAGGTTGCACTTGGCTGTGTCACTGAAGGATTTGAAGAAGTGGTAAAACATTTCCGTAGGCATATCACCTATTTTTTCCCTGTTGAACTCGGCTTCCCACATCATCCAAGGACGTCCTCCGAAGTCAATTGCGACTTGGGCAAGCACATCATCCATTGGCAGCAAGAAACCATAGCGGTAGATGCCCTTTTTATCACCTAATGCCTTGAGATAGGCTTCGCCCAGTGCCAATGCCGTATCTTCGATGGTGTGATGCTCGTCGATGTGCAGGTCGCCATTGACCTTAATCTCCAAGTCTGTACCGCCATGCTTGCCCAGCTGCTCCAGCATATGATCAAAGAAGGGCAACCCAGTGTCAATAGCACATTTCCCTGATCCGTCCAAGTTGACAGTGATCTTGATTTGGGTTTCTGAAGTGCTTCTTTCTACTGACCCCTTTCGGGCTGGAAGTCGTAAAAATTCATAGATCTCATCCCAAGAAGTGGTGCTTATGGCAGCTCCTTCGGCAGCTTCCTCACCGATGAAGATAGCTTGGGCGCCAAGGTTTTTGGCCAGCTGAACATCGGTTTTGCGGTCTCCGATGACGAAGGAGCGAGCAAGGTCATAATCTCCTTCCATGTATTGGGTAAGGAGTCCTGTCCGTGGTTTTCGCGTGGAAGCATTTTCATGCTCAAAGGTCTTGTCTATGTGGATGGCATCAAAGACTACCCCTTCCTGCTCTAAGGTTTTGAGCATTTTGTACTGGGCAGGCCAGAAGGTGTCCTCCGGAAATGAATCGGTCCCCAAACCATCTTGGTTGGTCACCATCACCAGTTCAAAATCAGTTTCCTCGGCGATCTTTCGCAGGTTGGAAATGGCCTTGGGGTAGAATTCCAGTTTTTCCAAGCTGTCCACTTGGTAGTCTACCGGTGGCTCTTTGATGATGGTTCCGTCACGATCTA
Coding sequences within it:
- the hisB gene encoding bifunctional histidinol-phosphatase/imidazoleglycerol-phosphate dehydratase HisB yields the protein MKKVLFIDRDGTIIKEPPVDYQVDSLEKLEFYPKAISNLRKIAEETDFELVMVTNQDGLGTDSFPEDTFWPAQYKMLKTLEQEGVVFDAIHIDKTFEHENASTRKPRTGLLTQYMEGDYDLARSFVIGDRKTDVQLAKNLGAQAIFIGEEAAEGAAISTTSWDEIYEFLRLPARKGSVERSTSETQIKITVNLDGSGKCAIDTGLPFFDHMLEQLGKHGGTDLEIKVNGDLHIDEHHTIEDTALALGEAYLKALGDKKGIYRYGFLLPMDDVLAQVAIDFGGRPWMMWEAEFNREKIGDMPTEMFYHFFKSFSDTAKCNLNIKAEGNNEHHKIEAIFKGFARAIKMAVKRDIAALNQLPSTKGVL